The Acidianus manzaensis genome has a window encoding:
- a CDS encoding zinc-ribbon domain-containing protein, with product MSTRKIYKREDIVGKQVINQDGNIVGIVKDTGYDESGRMAIIVSTKDNKEQYYSITDIRGIGDVIVLREIQPQIPPNSIICPNCGYPNPAGSQYCIKCGTRLSYY from the coding sequence GTGTCTACAAGAAAAATATATAAAAGAGAGGATATAGTCGGCAAACAAGTCATAAATCAAGATGGTAATATTGTAGGAATAGTTAAAGATACGGGATATGATGAATCAGGAAGAATGGCTATAATAGTATCTACAAAAGATAATAAAGAACAGTATTATTCTATAACAGATATAAGAGGAATAGGAGACGTTATAGTATTGAGAGAAATACAACCTCAAATACCTCCAAACAGCATAATATGTCCTAATTGTGGATATCCAAATCCTGCTGGAAGCCAGTATTGTATAAAATGTGGAACAAGACTAAGTTATTATTAA
- a CDS encoding MFS transporter, with translation MNRFFIIFLTSISFFLSYFSRIAWSIVSVYSSLRPTEVEDGVIFSLFFLGYIIVQIPSGIIADKKPKEVIILALIGLGVSSFISGFAISIQEEYFASILMGLSAGWIYPVTIKILSSSFSREELPIAIGYYSLAWPLSIVLAGLILPFLSISIGWRFSYYLISIISIIVALLYLGLKVNIVNDSKKFKVITDKNVIIVSFAGFLFFLSYWIITLYAYKYFIYIGLNDYIAGLAYSLLALAGIPSTIIAGYIIRKIGVKNTLSFFEGIYGILALMFSFFISAIGVMVISTIMGFVRFIITPANSSAVSIIGKNKAGSVSGFANFFWQSSGVIAPILASFIIISLNYFILWIIAGVIIVLSAILYYVLLKVN, from the coding sequence ATGAATAGGTTCTTTATCATTTTCTTAACTTCGATATCTTTCTTCTTAAGTTATTTCTCTAGAATAGCGTGGAGTATTGTTTCAGTTTACTCGTCTCTTAGACCTACAGAAGTAGAAGATGGAGTAATATTTTCTCTTTTCTTTTTAGGGTATATTATTGTTCAAATACCTTCAGGCATTATTGCAGATAAGAAACCTAAAGAAGTTATAATTTTAGCGCTAATTGGATTGGGTGTTTCTTCTTTTATTTCTGGTTTTGCTATATCGATTCAGGAAGAGTATTTTGCTAGTATTTTAATGGGTCTTTCTGCTGGCTGGATTTATCCTGTTACTATAAAGATTTTATCTTCAAGTTTTTCAAGGGAAGAATTACCAATTGCTATTGGCTATTACAGTTTAGCGTGGCCTCTTTCTATAGTGCTTGCTGGTTTGATATTACCATTTTTAAGTATAAGTATTGGATGGAGATTTTCGTATTATCTAATTTCTATTATTTCTATAATAGTGGCTCTTTTATATTTAGGTTTGAAAGTAAATATAGTAAACGATTCTAAAAAATTTAAAGTTATAACAGATAAAAATGTCATTATTGTAAGTTTTGCTGGTTTTCTGTTCTTTTTATCTTACTGGATAATTACTCTTTATGCTTATAAATATTTTATTTATATAGGGTTAAATGATTATATTGCTGGTTTAGCGTATTCGCTGTTAGCTTTGGCAGGTATTCCTTCAACTATTATAGCTGGGTATATTATTAGAAAAATTGGAGTGAAGAATACGTTATCTTTTTTTGAAGGTATTTATGGTATTTTAGCTCTTATGTTTTCATTTTTTATTTCTGCTATAGGAGTAATGGTGATTTCAACAATTATGGGGTTTGTGAGATTTATAATAACTCCAGCTAATTCTAGTGCAGTATCAATTATAGGTAAGAATAAGGCAGGAAGTGTGTCAGGATTTGCGAATTTCTTTTGGCAAAGTAGTGGGGTAATAGCGCCAATATTAGCTTCATTTATAATTATATCGTTAAATTATTTTAT